From Microcoleus sp. FACHB-831, a single genomic window includes:
- the glyQ gene encoding glycine--tRNA ligase subunit alpha, with translation MNFQSVIATLNGFWAERGCLIAQPYDIEKGAGTMSPHTFLRAIGPEPWSVAYVEPCRRPSDGRYGENPNRYQHYYQYQVVIKPSPDNIQEVYLDSLRALGIRPEDHDIRFVEDNWESPTLGAWGVGWEVWLDGMEITQFTYFQQCGGLDCRPVCIEITYGLERLAMYLQEVDALTKIQWTADITYGDVHLQGEIEQCTYNFEASNPDLLFTLFGLYEQEAEQLIQQGLILPSLDYVLKCSHTFNLLDARGVISVTERTRYIGRIRNLARRVAQLYLEQRERLEFPLRR, from the coding sequence GTGAATTTTCAGTCGGTGATCGCTACATTAAATGGATTTTGGGCCGAACGCGGTTGTCTGATTGCCCAGCCATATGACATAGAAAAAGGAGCGGGTACTATGAGTCCGCATACTTTCTTAAGGGCAATCGGCCCTGAACCGTGGTCGGTAGCCTATGTGGAACCTTGCCGTCGCCCCAGTGATGGACGCTACGGTGAGAATCCTAATCGCTACCAGCACTACTATCAGTACCAAGTAGTAATCAAACCTTCACCAGATAATATTCAAGAAGTTTATCTGGATTCGCTTAGAGCTTTAGGCATTCGTCCTGAAGATCACGACATTCGGTTTGTGGAAGACAACTGGGAATCACCGACTTTAGGGGCTTGGGGTGTTGGTTGGGAAGTCTGGCTTGACGGAATGGAAATTACTCAATTTACCTACTTCCAGCAGTGTGGAGGGCTTGATTGTCGTCCTGTCTGTATTGAAATTACATATGGTCTTGAGCGGTTGGCAATGTATCTCCAGGAAGTAGATGCATTGACTAAAATTCAATGGACGGCTGACATTACTTATGGGGATGTTCATCTTCAGGGGGAGATTGAGCAGTGTACTTATAATTTTGAGGCGTCAAATCCTGATTTGCTGTTTACGCTGTTTGGTCTTTACGAGCAGGAAGCAGAGCAACTTATACAACAGGGCTTGATTCTGCCCAGCCTTGACTATGTTTTAAAATGTTCTCATACCTTCAACTTGCTCGATGCTAGAGGTGTAATTTCTGTAACCGAGCGGACACGTTATATCGGCAGAATCCGCAATTTGGCACGAAGAGTGGCTCAACTATACCTAGAACAGCGAGAACGGCTGGAATTTCCGCTCAGAAGATAG
- a CDS encoding DUF4079 domain-containing protein — protein sequence MASLNELLEPIANQFRNLGIPAPIVHWGHPLMMAIVVLVMGSFVGWVGWRGRLVADKDAAIKSRADQRKLAPWMFLFLSLGYTGGVLSLGMQHQAITESPHFWTGSIVLVLLALNAVISMSSFGGNRPSMRTVHAYLGSTALCILFLHAVLGLKLGLSI from the coding sequence ATGGCTAGTCTCAATGAGCTTCTGGAGCCAATTGCTAACCAATTCCGCAATCTGGGAATTCCAGCTCCAATCGTGCATTGGGGACATCCATTGATGATGGCAATTGTAGTGTTGGTAATGGGCAGCTTTGTTGGCTGGGTAGGCTGGCGCGGACGGTTAGTTGCCGATAAAGATGCCGCTATTAAAAGTCGAGCAGATCAGCGCAAACTTGCACCTTGGATGTTTCTATTCCTGTCACTGGGTTACACAGGGGGAGTTTTATCTCTGGGGATGCAGCATCAAGCTATTACAGAAAGTCCACATTTTTGGACAGGTTCAATTGTGCTAGTGTTGTTGGCTCTCAATGCAGTAATTTCTATGAGTAGCTTTGGAGGCAATAGACCGTCGATGCGGACGGTACACGCCTACTTAGGAAGCACGGCACTGTGTATTCTGTTCCTTCATGCTGTACTAGGTTTGAAGCTGGGTCTATCAATATAA